TCTATCTGCCGGAACGGCCGCATTACGATCTGCTGCGCCCGGGCTACGCGCTCTATGGCGGCAATCCCCGCCCCGGCCGGGACAATCCCATGGCGCCGGTCGTCCGGCTCGCGGCCAAAATCATCCAGATCCGTACGGTGCCGGACGCGGAAACCGTAGGCTACAGCGGCCATTGGACAGCGGAAGGTCGTCGCCGGATCGCCACTGTCAGCCTCGGCTATGCTGATGGCTTCCTGCGCAGCCTCAGCGGCACCAACTTGAAGCCGGGCGGAGAGGCTGTCGTCGGCGGCGTGCGCTGCCCTATCGCCGGCCGGATCTCGATGGACCTCGTCACGCTCGATATCTCGTCTTTGGCTGAGGACGCCGTCAAACGGGGGGACTATGCCACCTTCATAGGGGACGGCATCAGCATAGACGAGGTCGGCATGCGCGCCGGCACGATCGGCTATGAAATCCTCACCAGCCTCGGCCACCGGTTCGCGCGCCGCTATCAAGGGCTTGAAGACTAGTGGCGCGTGGGTCTGTCAGCTACATCTGCCAGAGCTGCGGCGCGGTCTACAACCGTTGGCAGGGCAAATGCGACGCTTGCGGGGCCTGGAACACGCTGGCGCAGGAAGCCTCCGGCCCACCCGTGCCGGTTCCTGGCGCAAGCCGCGCCGCAGCGCGCGGCAAGGGACGCATCTTTCCCCTGGAGGGCCTGCAGGGCTCCAGCATGGATGCCCCACGTGTGCCTTCCGGGATTGGCGAGCTTGACCGGGTCACCGGGGGAGGCTTTGTCCCCGGCTCGGTCATTCTCATCGGCGGGGATCCCGGCATCGGCAAGTCCACGCTGCTGACGCAGGCAAGCGCTGTCATGGCTCGCGCCGGTCACCGCGTCGCTTACATCTCCGGCGAAGAGGCGGTGGCGCAGGTGCGCCTGCGCGCCGAGCGGCTCGGCCTCAACGACGCGCCCGTGGAGCTTGCGGCCGAGACCCATGTCGAGGACATCATCGCGACCCTGTCGCATGGCACCGTGCCACGGCTCGCCATCATCGATTCCATTCAGACCATGTGGACCTCGAGCGTCGAGGCGGCGCCCGGCACCGTGACGCAGGTCCGCGGCAGCGCTCAGGCGCTCATCCGCTTCGCCAAGACATCCGGCACGACAGTCATCCTGGTCGGGCATGTCACCAAGGACGGCCAGATCGCGGGGCCGCGCGTCGTGGAGCATATGGTCGATGCCGTCGTTTCCTTCGAAGGCGACAGCGGTTACCACTTCCGCATCCTGCGTGCGG
This portion of the Chelatococcus sp. YT9 genome encodes:
- the radA gene encoding DNA repair protein RadA yields the protein MARGSVSYICQSCGAVYNRWQGKCDACGAWNTLAQEASGPPVPVPGASRAAARGKGRIFPLEGLQGSSMDAPRVPSGIGELDRVTGGGFVPGSVILIGGDPGIGKSTLLTQASAVMARAGHRVAYISGEEAVAQVRLRAERLGLNDAPVELAAETHVEDIIATLSHGTVPRLAIIDSIQTMWTSSVEAAPGTVTQVRGSAQALIRFAKTSGTTVILVGHVTKDGQIAGPRVVEHMVDAVVSFEGDSGYHFRILRAVKNRFGPTDEIGVFEMTGRGLAEVSNPSALFLSGRDLSAAGTAVFAGMEGTRPLLVEIQALVAPSSLGTPRRAVVGWDPSRLSMVLAVLEAHGGLKLGQHDVYLNVAGGLKITEPAADLAAAAALVSSLAGVALPPDTVHFGEIGLSGSVRPVSQAQARLKEAAKLGFHRAVAPPPARDQGERTPLDVTSAGHIVDLVARIAAGGQRDRRDQSHSKG